The window CAGTGGTCGAGTGCGGCGTCGTCGGCGAGCGTCCGGGTGTCCGGCGCGGTGATCGACGCGACGTGGTCGGCGAGCGGCCGGGTGCGGAGCAGCTCGACCGCCGCCCGGACGCCGGTGCGCAACCGGGCCCGGTCGCCGGCCGGCGCCAGGTAGTCGAAGTGCAGTTCGGGCGGCGTGCCGGGGTCGGCGGAGATCAGCCGCAACCGCCCCCGGCTCTCCGGGTGCTGGAGCGCGACCATCAGGTTCAGATCCCCCTGGCGGATCATCTGGGTGGCCAGGCGCCGCAGCGAGACGCCGCGCAGCGCGGAGAACGTCCGGCGCGGCCGGCGCAGGACGTCCGCGGCCCCCTTGCGCAACGACGTCCGGCCGCTGCCGGTGTCGGTCATCATCGCGCCGAGCGGGATGACGAACAGCAGCAGCTCCAGGTCACCGGCCGGGTCGGAGCCGGAGTCGAGGTTCAGCGCGACCTGGGCGGTGAGCGTGTCCGGGTCGAACGGCACGTCGCCGGACGCGGTGAACCCCACGTAGACGTCGGGGTGGTCGGAGAAGTCCCGGCCGACGCCCGGCAGGTCCGCGACGACGGCGATCCCGGCCGCCCGCAGCGCGTCGGCGGGGCCGAGCCCGGACAGCATCAGCAGGTGCGGTGACTTCACCGACCCGGCGGACAGCACGACCTCACCGGCCCGGATCAGCTCGTCCCCCACCGCGACGCCGACCGCTCGCCCGCGGTCGAGAACCACCCGGGTGACGACCGCGCCGCCGCGCACGGTGAGGTTCGGCCGGTCGAGGTGCGGCAGCAGGTGCGAGATCGCGGTGTTCACCCGGATGCCGTCGGCGAAGTTGCCCGGCATCAGCCCGGCGCCCGGCGTCTCGTCCCCGTTCTTGTTCTTCTCTTCGGGGAAGCCTGCCGCCAGGCAGGCGTCGAGGAACGCGGCGGACAGCGGGCTGAGCGCCTCACCCTTGACCCGCTGCACCGGCAGCGGGCCGTCGCCGCCGTGCAGGTCGCCGCGGAAGTCCAGATCGTGCTCGGCGCGCACGTAGTACGGCAGGCACGCCTCGTAGGACCACGACGCGTTCCCGAGCGCGACCCAGTCGTCGAAGTCGGCCCGGGTGGCGCGGACGTAGTTCGCGCCGTTCATCGCACCGGAGCCGCCGAGCACCCGGCCGCGCGGGATCGTCCACGGCAGGTCGGGCGTGAGGTAGGCGGGCAGCGGCCAGTTGTACGGATTACCGGGCAGCACCGCGGAGAGCGACGAGACGCGCAGCAGCTCCTCCGGGAAGTCGCCCGGCGTGGCGAAGACCGGACCGGCCTCCAGCAGGAGGACCCGGCGGTCCGGGTTCTCCGACAGCCGGCCGGCCAGTACACATCCGGAGGTGCCGCCGCCCACGACGACGACGTCGAACTCGCTCATCCCGCCAATTGTGACTCAGGCTCCGCTCATGCCCAGGCAGCACTCTCGAGCGTTGACCAAAACCAGACTTCAGTTCTATAACAGCGGGGTGGACATCGCTTACGGTTTGCCCTTCCACACCTGTCCGGCGCCCGCCTACCTGCTCGACGGATCGAGCCTCGGCGAGTTGGCGGCAACGGCGGAGAAGGCCGGGTTCAGCGCCGTGCACCTCACCGATCACCCGGCGCCGTCGCAGCCCTGGCGCACCACCGGCGGGCACGACGGCGTCGACCCGTTCGTCGGGCTGGCGTTCGCGGCGGCCGCGACCACCCGGCTGCGGCTGCTGACCTACCTCGTCGTGCTGCCCTACCGAAACCCGTTCCACCTGGCGAAACTCGTCGCGAGCCTGGACGCGCTCTCCGGCGGACGGGTCGAGCTCGGCCTCGGCGCCGGGTACCACAAGGCGGAGTTCCGCGCGCTCGGCGTCGACTGGGACGAGCGCAACGCTCTGTTCGACGAGGCCCTCGCGGTGCTGCGCAAGGCCTGGACCGGTCGCCCGGTCACGCACGAGGGGCTCCACTTCACGGCCCGCGACACGGTGGTGACCCCGCCGTGCACCCCGCCGCTCTGGTTCGGCGGCAACAGCAGGCTGACGCTGCGCCGCGTCGTCGAGAACCGGGCGGGCTGGCTGCCGCTGCCGAACCCGCGGGCCACCGCGTCGCACCTGCGATCGCCGGCCATGGAGTCGATCGCGGACTTCGCCGCGCTGCTCGACACCGCACGCGCCCACGCCGCCGCGGTGGGCGCTCCCCCGCCGAGCCGGGTCATGTACCCGCTGCCGGACGGGGATCCGGCGGTCCACGTCGACCTGGCCCGGCGCGCGGCCGAGGCCGGTGCGACGTCGCTGGTCGTCAACGGCCAGGGCCGGACGCTGCGCGAGGCGACCGAGTGGATCGACCGCTACGCGACGACCGTGCTGGAGCGGCTGTCATGAGCGACCGGTCCGACATCCACGACGCGCTGAACGCCTACGCCTGGGCGATCGACAGCCGCGACTTCCGGCTGCTGGCCACCGACGTGTTCGCCGACGACGTCGTCGCCGACTACGGGCTCCCGGAACCGCTGCGGTCGGCGGACGCCGTCGTGGCGTTCATGGACCGGGCCCACCGAGACCTCGACGCCACCCAGCACCTGATCGGCAACGTCACCGTGCGGCTGTCCGGCGACAGCGCGACCAGCCGCAGCTACGCGCACGCCACGCTGATCCGGCGGGGTGCGCCCGGCGGCAACCGGGTCGTGTTCGCCGCGTACTACGAGGACGAGTGGGTGCGAACCACCGCGGGGTGGCGGATCCGCTCGCGGGTGGCCCGGATGTTCTTCCGGGACGGCAATCCGCGAGTTCTCGATTCTTCGACGATTGGCTAAGTGTCGTACTAGCCTATCGGCATGCGATACGGCGTCTGCTTACCGAACCTCGGCGAGTTCGCGGAACCGGACCGGGTCGGGGAACTGGCTCAACGCGCGGAAGCGGCCGGATGGGACGGCTTTTTCGTCTGGGACCACGTCGTGTTCGCGTTCGGACCGGCGGACGTGGCCGATCCGTGGGTGCTGCTGACGGTCGCGGCCACCCGCACGTCGCGGATCGCGCTGGGGCCACTGGTCACCGCGGTCGCACGGCGCCGCCCCGGCACGCTGGCGCGGCAGACCACGTCGCTCGACCGGCTCTCCGGCGGACGGCTGGTGTTCGGCGCCGGACTGGGGTTCACGCTGGAGGCCGAGTTCGGCACCTGGGGCGAGCCCGTGGAGCCGCGGATCGTCGCCGAGCGGCTGGACGAGGGCCTGGAGGTGCTGACCGGCCTGTGGTCGGGTGAGCCGGTCACCTTCCGGGGCACCCACCTGACCGCGACCGACGTCACGTTCCGGCCGACGCCGGTGCAGCGGCCGCGTCCGCCGGTCTGGATCGGCTGCAACTGGCCGGCCCGTCGTCCGCTGCGGCGGGCCGCACGGTGGGACGGCGTGGCGCCGATGATCGTCGACATGACCGACGGGTCGTGGGGAGCGACGCCTGCGGTGGTGAACGAGATCGTGGCCGGTATCGCCGAACACCGGGGGAACCTCGACGGGTTCGACGTCGTGATCACCGGCCGGACGCCGGAGGGCGGAGAGGCGGCCCGGGAGGTCGTGGAGCCGATCGCGGCCGCGGGCGCGACCTGGTGGCTGGAGGGCTTCCGCCCCGCGCCCGGAGAGTGGGACGCCGCCGCCAAACGCATCGACGCCGGCCCCCCGCGCGCCTAGCGGGACGAGCCCGTCCAGTCGGAGACGAGGTGCGCCCAGCGGTCGGAGATCGTCTGCTCCAGCTGCGCCATCTCGTCAGCGGCGATGCCCGGGTCGGCGTCCCCCCGCGCTTCGATCGTCGGGAGGAGCGCGTGCAGTTCGTCGCCGGACAGGCCGATCGCGGCAAGCGCGTCCGCGTCCCGTTCGACGACGATCTCCTCCGGGAGGTCGGACCGGACGATCAGGACCGCGAGGTCCTCCTCGCCCTCCTCCAGCAGCAGGCTGGCCAGGCTCGCTTTGGCGACGCGCACGGCGCGCTCCTCCCCGGAAGAGTCCGGCGCGAGGTCACCCCCGCGCCGGACCAGTGGATCAAACCGGACGACGCACCGACAGGAACAGGCCGTTGTCCCGCATGACCTTGCGGCACTGCTCGTCGTCGTAGTCGTAGTTCTTCAGGTCCTTGATGTAGGACGCCGGCTCGGCGAGCCCCTCGACGTGCGGGTAGTCCGAGCCCATCAGGATGTGGTCGGGGCCCATCAGCCGCAGCAGGCTGGCCAGCTCGTCCTCATAGAACGGCGAGACCCAGATGTGGCGCTTGAACGTCTCGCGGGGGTCTTCCGGGTAGAGGTGCGGCACCTGGCCGTAGGACTTCGTCAGCTTCTCGAACAGGTGGAACACCCAGTCCGACCCGACCTCGATCGACGCGATCCGCAGGTTCGGGAAGCGGGCGAACAGCCCGTGCGCGAGGTGCGACGCGATCGTGTCCTGCAGCGGGTTCGGCGAGAACAACCCGCGGAACGCGTTCGCGCGGAACGCCTCGGTGAAGTCGTTCTCCCCCCAGTCCTTCAGGTACTTCGTGTAGGGCGACTCGCCGCCGTGGTAGAGCACCGTGATGCCGGAATCGTTCGCCAGCTGCCAGAACGGGTCGAACATCCGGTCGGCCGGAGCGCGCGAGCCGAACACGGTCATCACCGGGCCGCCGACCATGACGACGAACCGGGCGTCCCGCTCCAGCGCCCACTCCAGCTCGCGCACCGCGTTGTCCGGGTCGGACAGCGTGATGTACGGCGCGGCGAAGATCCGCTCCTGGTAGGCGAAGCCCCAGTCGTCGTCCAGCCAGCGGTTGAACGCCCGGAACGCCGCGGTCATCGCCGGCAGGTCGTCGATCAGCGCCTGCTCCATCCCGACCCCGAGCGTGGGCAGCATGATGCAGCCCTGCATGCCCTGGGCGTCCATGCAGGCGATCCGGGCGTCGCGGTCCCGGTACTCCGGGCGGATCGGCTCCAGCTCCCCGAACAGCTGTTTCACGTCGGCGCTCTTCGGGTTGCGGCCGCGGAAGTACTCGTCCATCACGCCGGGTGCGGCGACCGGGTCGAACGTCGGGTTCGGGATGAACTTGTTCACCTTGCCCGCGACCAGCAGCCGCTGCCTGCCGTTGATCGTCGCCCACTGCATGGCGCGCTTGCGATACTCCGGCTCCAGGTGCCGGGTGAACGCGTCCAACGCCTCGTAGTAGTGGTTGTCGCAGTCGAAGAACTTGAACGGGAGCTCAGTCATTCCGATCGCCTCTCAGAGGCCCAGCAGGCGGGCCGCGTTGCCGTACAGGAACTTGGGCCAGACCTCGTCCTTGAACGGGACGCTCGGCATGTCCCGGAAGATGCGCTCCAGCGACAGGCCCATCGGGAAGTAGCCGGCGTAGAGCACCTTGTCCGCACCGCGGGTGTTGGCGAAGTCGACGACGGCCTTCGGGTAGTACTTCGGCGCGAACGCCGACGTGGAGTAGTACAGGTTCGGCCACTTGAGCATCAGCTTCACGGCCAGCTGCTCCCACGGCTCGCAGCCGTGCCGGGTGACGAACACCAGCTCCGGGAAGTCGAACATCACGGTGTCGATCCGGGAGACCTCCTGCGGCGCGAACTTCAGCCGCGGCCCGGGAACACCCGCGCACACGAAGATCGGGATACCCAGCTCCACGCACGTCGCGTAGATCGGGTACATCTTCGGGTCGTCGATCGCCACCTGCGGAAACGTCCCGGACGGGAACACCGACGTCGCCCGGATCCCGAACTCCTCGTACTCCCGCTTGATCGCCCGCACGCTGCCGACGACGTCGTTCGGGTCGTCGATCGAACCGGATGCGACGAACCGGTCGGGGTGCTGCTTCAGCGCGAGCCGCGACGTCTCGTCGGAGACGCCGATCAGCCCTCTCTCGATGCTGAACCGGTCCATCTCGTGCAGCGTCACGCCCACCGGATCCGACGTCGGCAGATCCTTCGGGACGTTCTTGAACATGTACTCCGCCGGGAACTCGGAAGCCTTCGACGACGCGTCCTTCGTCTGCTTCCGGATGAAGTCGTACTGGGCGAAGCCCTCGTGGACGAACCCGATCATCGTGTCGATGACCGGAGCGCCGGCCGGGAACGTCATGCGCTGGCCCCTCTTGTGGGTGCGGTACCAACCATCCGCATTCTGAAACAGAATTCTAGTTCCGTCAAGCGAGCTGTTGACCGGCGCGCGCGGGCGTTGGTAGCGTCCCGTTGTATATTTCATATTGTCTGGAGGGGCTCGACGGTGAGTACCGACCGGCAGCTGAACGAGCTGGGTTTCTACGCGCTGGCCGGGCACACCCGCAGCCCGCGAGACGTGGTGCAGGAGATACCCGCCGCGGAGGCCCTGGGCCTCGGCGTCGGTTTCCTGTCCGAGCGCTACAACTACAAGGAAGCCGGCGCGATCGTCGGCGCGATGGGCGCGGTATCCGAGACGCTCGGCCTCGCCACCGCCGCGACCAACCACAACACGCGGCATCCGCTGCTCACCGCGTCGCTGGCGACCACGCTGCACACGATGACCGGCGGCCGGTTCGCGCTGGGGCTCGGCCGCGGCGTCGACCTGCGGTTCCAGGCCATCGGGCTGAAGAAGGTGACGTCCGCGCAGATCGAGGACTTCGCCGGGCTGATGCGCCGGCTGTGGAAGGGCGAAGCGATCCTCGGCCACGACGGCCCCGCCGGGTCGTACCCCTACCTGCACCAGGAGTCGTACTTCGACTTCGACATCCCGATCATCCTGGTCGCGATCGGCCCGAAGACCCTCGAGCTGGCCGGACGGGTCGCCGACGGCGTCGTCCTGCACACGTACTTCTCCGACCGGGCGCTGGAGACCGCGCTGGACGCGATCGCCCGCGGCGCCAAGTCCGCCGGCCGCGACCCGGCGTCGATCCGGGTCTGGTCCGTGCTGGGCACGATCGGCGATCACCTCCCGGCCGACGTCCGGCTGAAGAAGACCGTCGGCCGCCTCGCGACCTACCTGCAGGGCTACGGCGACGCGCTGATCACGATCAACGACTGGGACCCGGGCGTCCTGGCCCGCTTCCGCGCCGACGAGATGGTGCGGAGTTTCCTCGGCGCGATCGACGACCGGGCGAGCACCGAGCAGCTCGAACACCTCGCGACGCTGATCCCCGACGAGTGGCTGGCCGCGGCCGCCACCGGCACGCCCGAGCAGTGCGCGGCCGAGGTCGCCCGCCAGTTTTCGCTCGGCGTCTCGGGCGTGATCCTGCACGGCGCCAGCCCCGACGAGCTGGCGCCGATCGTCGACGCCTACCGGGACGTCCGGCCCGCCGGTGTCCGGAACTACCCCGCCAACCCCGGGTGGGTCGCGTGACCGCTCCCCTGCCGCTGCCGACCGAAGACGACCCGACCCTGGTCATCGACGATCCTGCGGATCTGACCCCGGCCTGGCTGAGCCGCGTGCTCCGGCTCGGCAGTGATATCGACGCTGATCTGCGCGCCGTCCGCGCGCAGCGAATAGGCACGGGCCAGATCGGCGCTAGTTACCGCGTAGAGCTGGACGGCGCCCCCGGTGCGCCACCGAGCGTCGTCGTGAAGATCGCCAGCGGAAGCGATCGCAGCATGGTCAGCCAGGGGTTCGCCTGGGAGGTCGGCTTCTACCGGCAGCTGGCCGACCGGGTCCGGGCCCGGATCCCGCGCTGCTGGTACGGCGCGATCAGCCCGGACCACACCCGCTTCACGCTGGTGCTGGAGGACCTCTCCCCGGCCGAGCCCGGCAGCCAGGCCGTCGGCTGCGCGCCGGACCGGGCGCGGGACGCGGTCGTCAACCTCGCCGGCCTGCACGCGCCGTTCTGGAACAGCACGTTCCTGGCCGGTGGGCTGGAATGGCTGTCACCGCCGGACGCCGAGGGCTGCGCGTTCCTCGGCGCGCTGCACCGGGACGCGACCGACGCGTTCGTCAAGCGGTT is drawn from Cryptosporangium aurantiacum and contains these coding sequences:
- a CDS encoding GMC family oxidoreductase: MSEFDVVVVGGGTSGCVLAGRLSENPDRRVLLLEAGPVFATPGDFPEELLRVSSLSAVLPGNPYNWPLPAYLTPDLPWTIPRGRVLGGSGAMNGANYVRATRADFDDWVALGNASWSYEACLPYYVRAEHDLDFRGDLHGGDGPLPVQRVKGEALSPLSAAFLDACLAAGFPEEKNKNGDETPGAGLMPGNFADGIRVNTAISHLLPHLDRPNLTVRGGAVVTRVVLDRGRAVGVAVGDELIRAGEVVLSAGSVKSPHLLMLSGLGPADALRAAGIAVVADLPGVGRDFSDHPDVYVGFTASGDVPFDPDTLTAQVALNLDSGSDPAGDLELLLFVIPLGAMMTDTGSGRTSLRKGAADVLRRPRRTFSALRGVSLRRLATQMIRQGDLNLMVALQHPESRGRLRLISADPGTPPELHFDYLAPAGDRARLRTGVRAAVELLRTRPLADHVASITAPDTRTLADDAALDHWLRLNLNSNFHLSGSARMGPDGDSGAVVDQTLAVRGVTGLRVVDTSVLPVVPRRGTNATAVMLAERAAMFY
- a CDS encoding TIGR03619 family F420-dependent LLM class oxidoreductase yields the protein MDIAYGLPFHTCPAPAYLLDGSSLGELAATAEKAGFSAVHLTDHPAPSQPWRTTGGHDGVDPFVGLAFAAAATTRLRLLTYLVVLPYRNPFHLAKLVASLDALSGGRVELGLGAGYHKAEFRALGVDWDERNALFDEALAVLRKAWTGRPVTHEGLHFTARDTVVTPPCTPPLWFGGNSRLTLRRVVENRAGWLPLPNPRATASHLRSPAMESIADFAALLDTARAHAAAVGAPPPSRVMYPLPDGDPAVHVDLARRAAEAGATSLVVNGQGRTLREATEWIDRYATTVLERLS
- a CDS encoding nuclear transport factor 2 family protein, translated to MSDRSDIHDALNAYAWAIDSRDFRLLATDVFADDVVADYGLPEPLRSADAVVAFMDRAHRDLDATQHLIGNVTVRLSGDSATSRSYAHATLIRRGAPGGNRVVFAAYYEDEWVRTTAGWRIRSRVARMFFRDGNPRVLDSSTIG
- a CDS encoding LLM class flavin-dependent oxidoreductase, producing the protein MRYGVCLPNLGEFAEPDRVGELAQRAEAAGWDGFFVWDHVVFAFGPADVADPWVLLTVAATRTSRIALGPLVTAVARRRPGTLARQTTSLDRLSGGRLVFGAGLGFTLEAEFGTWGEPVEPRIVAERLDEGLEVLTGLWSGEPVTFRGTHLTATDVTFRPTPVQRPRPPVWIGCNWPARRPLRRAARWDGVAPMIVDMTDGSWGATPAVVNEIVAGIAEHRGNLDGFDVVITGRTPEGGEAAREVVEPIAAAGATWWLEGFRPAPGEWDAAAKRIDAGPPRA
- a CDS encoding amidohydrolase family protein, translating into MTELPFKFFDCDNHYYEALDAFTRHLEPEYRKRAMQWATINGRQRLLVAGKVNKFIPNPTFDPVAAPGVMDEYFRGRNPKSADVKQLFGELEPIRPEYRDRDARIACMDAQGMQGCIMLPTLGVGMEQALIDDLPAMTAAFRAFNRWLDDDWGFAYQERIFAAPYITLSDPDNAVRELEWALERDARFVVMVGGPVMTVFGSRAPADRMFDPFWQLANDSGITVLYHGGESPYTKYLKDWGENDFTEAFRANAFRGLFSPNPLQDTIASHLAHGLFARFPNLRIASIEVGSDWVFHLFEKLTKSYGQVPHLYPEDPRETFKRHIWVSPFYEDELASLLRLMGPDHILMGSDYPHVEGLAEPASYIKDLKNYDYDDEQCRKVMRDNGLFLSVRRPV
- a CDS encoding amidohydrolase family protein, giving the protein MTFPAGAPVIDTMIGFVHEGFAQYDFIRKQTKDASSKASEFPAEYMFKNVPKDLPTSDPVGVTLHEMDRFSIERGLIGVSDETSRLALKQHPDRFVASGSIDDPNDVVGSVRAIKREYEEFGIRATSVFPSGTFPQVAIDDPKMYPIYATCVELGIPIFVCAGVPGPRLKFAPQEVSRIDTVMFDFPELVFVTRHGCEPWEQLAVKLMLKWPNLYYSTSAFAPKYYPKAVVDFANTRGADKVLYAGYFPMGLSLERIFRDMPSVPFKDEVWPKFLYGNAARLLGL
- a CDS encoding TIGR03857 family LLM class F420-dependent oxidoreductase, which gives rise to MSTDRQLNELGFYALAGHTRSPRDVVQEIPAAEALGLGVGFLSERYNYKEAGAIVGAMGAVSETLGLATAATNHNTRHPLLTASLATTLHTMTGGRFALGLGRGVDLRFQAIGLKKVTSAQIEDFAGLMRRLWKGEAILGHDGPAGSYPYLHQESYFDFDIPIILVAIGPKTLELAGRVADGVVLHTYFSDRALETALDAIARGAKSAGRDPASIRVWSVLGTIGDHLPADVRLKKTVGRLATYLQGYGDALITINDWDPGVLARFRADEMVRSFLGAIDDRASTEQLEHLATLIPDEWLAAAATGTPEQCAAEVARQFSLGVSGVILHGASPDELAPIVDAYRDVRPAGVRNYPANPGWVA
- a CDS encoding phosphotransferase family protein gives rise to the protein MTAPLPLPTEDDPTLVIDDPADLTPAWLSRVLRLGSDIDADLRAVRAQRIGTGQIGASYRVELDGAPGAPPSVVVKIASGSDRSMVSQGFAWEVGFYRQLADRVRARIPRCWYGAISPDHTRFTLVLEDLSPAEPGSQAVGCAPDRARDAVVNLAGLHAPFWNSTFLAGGLEWLSPPDAEGCAFLGALHRDATDAFVKRFGTDLPAADAETLRAAADRTERWLAGHRAPFSLVHGDYRLDNLMFHPDRPEVAALDWQTISVGHPGRDLAYFLANSLSIDDRRAHEDDLVAGYHAELVRQGVSGYSLEDCRAGYRAGMLHGPLITVLGCVYATAQRSATADAMFLSMTAKTCQAIRDLGTLDSV